The Brassica napus cultivar Da-Ae chromosome C7, Da-Ae, whole genome shotgun sequence genomic interval CGCAAGTCTTGTGTACTcaatccaaaatcaaaatcattagtTTCTGTAGCAATCTTTTTCCCGTCCtattcattaaaatttaaaacattgcaTATAAGAAGAAGCCATTTATTCATAACACAAACAAAGCATTACATTCATAGAGTTTAATACACAAACATTCAAACATATTACACTTTAGAAACCTATTACACAAAGTTTCACATtccatattacataatattacacAGTCAATATAAAGTTCCATAAGCCTAGCTCCAGCACCCTAACTCAAGCATCCTAGTTCCAGGTTCATCAAGTTCTACACTTTCTCTTAGGTAGTACCTTTTTTGTTGGAGTAGGTTGATCGCCTTTGCGCTTAGGTTGAGCTTGAGCGCCTTTGCTCTTAGGTGGAGCTTGAGCGCCTTTGCTCTTAGGTGGAGCTTCCTTGGCTTTGCTGTTTAGTGGAGCTTCTTCAGTTTCTTTCTTACTAGGATAGCTTCCTTCACCAGTCAAACTGATTGCGTCCTTGAGCTGTGAAACCTCAATCTCCATCTTTCCCATCCTCTCTGTAAACACCCTCTCCATATTCGCCATTTGCATACTGAGCACATCTCCCAATGAAGTGACAGATGTGCGGATAAGACCCTCAATGAAACTCATAGTTTCAGGACCAAAAGTCAGAAACTTTTCTGCTGATCGCTTACACAGcaccttcttctttcttgtctCTGCTCCTTCATCAAGAAACTTTCTCTTGCCTTTTCCTGCGACCTTAACCGAAGAGTTCTCCTCGTCTGCTACAACATCCGTATGATCCACGATCTTATCAGCTTCTGACCCTCTATCATGGCTGTCGGGTTCCTCCATTTTAGACTCTTCAGGGTCTAAAACTGGCCAGTCTGTGTTGCTCCAATCATACTTGTTCCTGATCCTCCCCAAAACAAGGTCCACTCGTTCATCTTCCATCTCACcctcccttgtgtactgagcaTCTAGAAACACATCACCATTACCAGTCACTGATATGAccgagaagaagttatcctgcAAACAgttaaaacatgaaaatccaaacaaaatatatacaacaaccatataaaagaaaaaaacagagagaatgTTACCTTCTTAGTTAAGGAGTCCTCGAGCTCAATGATGTCTTCATAAGAAACTTTTGCAACTCCTTTCCAATTGCCACACCTTGGACCTTTGAAGCTGTCTGAGACTCTTCTGCCTAATATTTCTCCAAAATCAGGAATTGCCTCCATAATCCAAATCTGGAGAGCATAGGAGAAACCCTCGAAAATGTAGCTCTCCTTCTTACCCAACTTCTTCATTGCCTTCTCAATCGAACTCAACAGGAAATCATACGAGTGAAGACCCCAATGGAACTTCCGAACCTTGTCAAAATCCATCACCAACTTGATGTACATATGAGGGATGGAcaccttctcatctctccccaTCACCACACCCACTATTACACACAAGTAGATCAACCTCATCCTATCAAGCCGCGTCCAAGTGTGAACTTCTTGTAGATGAACCTTTCTGATCGACTGCAAGGTGATCTTACCACCTGTGTGCAGTAGGTTACTCCAAAAACCCCCGTCGTTTTTCCATTTCACTACGTCACTGTTAGTTTCCCGTGTAATCTTGAGGCCTGTCACAGCATGGTACTCCTGAAGCGAAAACCGGAGAGGCGTCCTCGCAAAAACAAACCACTTCTCATGCAGCTTTGAGGTAATCAGCTGTCTACATATGAAGCTATCCACTAGTTTCCCAGAGAACTTGAGATCATTTTCGGCAATAGCCATGATATGTGTGAAAACAGGATCTCTCTTCACATCATCGTACTCTGCACACATAGCTTTCTTCAGATCTCTGATAAGTTCCATGCGGCAActgttgttgatcttcttaaCCCGAGGTTCTGAACCCTCTGCATATAATCGTTTAGGTAGCTCCAGCTCCATATctacaaaagataataaaacacATGGTTGTTAACAGCAATATCATAAACATGCAAACGTCCGAAACAAGCGTAAGAGTGAAACTGAGCCAGAGTGAAACTGAGCCAAACACAAGATAATAATCAAAAGCAAAACACCATTgtctaatcaaatttaaatttagaaacACAGTAGATCGATTAATCAAATAAGACAAGTCAATCTCCATCTCGCAATCAAATCAGCAAATTAAGACAATTAACAGTCAAATACACACAAACTTTGTTCAGCGAAATCAGTATCGTAACACTCATAAAGACAAACACAAACACTAACATTGTTCACCAAAATCGGTTCACATAATCAAAAAGTCAATTCAGACAAGCAAACAAATATTGATCCAAGTCAAAGTAACAAACTTaataatgaaacaaagactaagacaaatcaaagaaacaaaccGTTCACAAATTGAGACCAGATAGCCGGATGAGAGAGGCGGAGAAGGGGAGAGAAGCCGAAAGGTGGAGAGAAATGGAGAGAAGCGACGAGAAGCAGAGAGGCGGAGAGTAGCGGAGAGGTGAAGAGAATCAGAGAGAAGCGCCGAGAAGCGGAGAGGCAGAGAGGCGGATAAGCTCGATTTTGCCTTTGATTTCACTGGTTCGTCCACAAGATCGCCATCTTCAAAGTCTCAATTTTTTGGCCATCAGAGAGAGGCGGTGAAACAAAAACGAAATTAGTTCAGAGGTGGAGGCAAACAGAGAGAAGCAGCGAGCAGCAGAGAGGCGGAGAAGCTTGATTTCGCCGTTGAATTCACCGGTTATTACACAGGATCGCCATTTTCAAAGTCTCGATTGTTTTTCttgagagagaggcggagaaACCAACAAGAAATTAGGGTTACGTGTTTTGTTCcctttttgttttaacttttttaatatatctttgtaacacgttttttaaaaaaaaaaaattacttagcacatgaaacaaacacaattaaattatgtttaattagattaattCAAGGTTAGTTTTGgaattttggaaaattttatacTAAAGGGACAATTTAATGATGGATTTATACCATAGGGACAActatgttgttttcttgttctcttttggcaattttcccttgttttttttgtcaatatagTTTTGTGTATTCAAGTTTCGAAACAACCATGTAATTTTGTGCATTATCTTTCAaaatcaacaaaagaaaaagaaaataacaaaagagAATTAAAAATTCCAACTAAAGAAGGATAATTCAATTGAAgactttaatataatttgaaaaaatagaGAATTCAATACAATCCCCACTATTATTCTATTGTGAATTCTATAACTTCTATTAATTTCAGTAGTATTTAATTTACAGATTTCAAAATTCCACTAAACTCCAATATTATTCAATCTTACAATGGCTTTTATAATATTGGAATTTCGATGGAATTTAATAGAATTCAGACGAAAAATGTAAATtccaaagtttgaagtttttagTTGTTATTT includes:
- the LOC106380684 gene encoding uncharacterized protein LOC106380684; the encoded protein is MELELPKRLYAEGSEPRVKKINNSCRMELIRDLKKAMCAEYDDVKRDPVFTHIMAIAENDLKFSGKLVDSFICRQLITSKLHEKWFVFARTPLRFSLQEYHAVTGLKITRETNSDVVKWKNDGGFWSNLLHTGGKITLQSIRKVHLQEVHTWTRLDRMRLIYLCVIVGVVMGRDEKVSIPHMYIKLVMDFDKVRKFHWGLHSYDFLLSSIEKAMKKLGKKESYIFEGFSYALQIWIMEAIPDFGEILGRRVSDSFKGPRCGNWKGVAKVSYEDIIELEDSLTKKDNFFSVISVTGNGDVFLDAQYTREGEMEDERVDLVLGRIRNKYDWSNTDWPVLDPEESKMEEPDSHDRGSEADKIVDHTDVVADEENSSVKVAGKGKRKFLDEGAETRKKKVLCKRSAEKFLTFGPETMSFIEGLIRTSVTSLGDVLSMQMANMERVFTERMGKMEIEVSQLKDAISLTGEGSYPSKKETEEAPLNSKAKEAPPKSKGAQAPPKSKGAQAQPKRKGDQPTPTKKDGKKIATETNDFDFGLSTQDLRDLSQATFVDGFDLSQVKVETLSKSKPFNMAPLQWNDEEMDRTKEDSPDAALVFFREEDWEKVRTWSTSSTPIRIGPATLDFEIANRLMDKSEWLNSLEIDAAMYVFRERTSLKRWRPHRVAFMTVVFSNMIKKEYGHLEAQGRKSYMLHNLLLQFGKGVLPPHGRTHEIWNIDVDRLYVPVHVSGNHWIALCISFVTRSIEVFDCSGKKRYKEVDGFANLIPRIVKAVQPMRHQKDFAVGAYTVSYVPVGNLNKSACDCGVYAVKFIECHALGLELSLLHDGNIIEARHRILWDLWEAANDPELIDRMSKYQSPECLSSTVEEIL